The following coding sequences are from one Musa acuminata AAA Group cultivar baxijiao chromosome BXJ1-6, Cavendish_Baxijiao_AAA, whole genome shotgun sequence window:
- the LOC135676705 gene encoding protein NEOXANTHIN-DEFICIENT 1-like isoform X3, whose translation MGESATTSYSSSPSGYGIGPPWLFRGRALYQLHLVKAEIARAFIPKELKLVEAFGYTLGGLFLAHYDDSPAGVFDELVVIAGIVWNPPTSCAVLVNSHEACRHGRKEIGLPSHVAIFSKRDAKASDQPLYKHRTSFIHSKPKEHSEIQVLEMEDYSQTSICNISLPFAAGDRWMGPKIRISLPSFSGQTTHNPQLLKYSCQIECRVRAVKSAKVSRPRIIQLDEFSNDIRAKEKNVDDRLSTENEERDRSIAVLLSKPIMALEFNLLKMQVEAPTVVAT comes from the exons ATGGGAGAGTCAGCAACAACTTCTTACTCGTCTTCTCCTTCAGGTTATGGCATTGGGCCGCCCTGGTTGTTTAGAGGAAG AGCATTGTACCAGTTGCATCTGGTTAAAGCAGAAATCGCTCGGGCTTTCATTCCGAAGGAGCTGAAGCTAGTTGAAGCATTTGG GTATACGCTAGGTGGGCTGTTTCTTGCTCACTATGATGACAGCCCGGCTGGAGTGTTTGATGAG CTCGTTGTGATTGCTGGCATTGTGTGGAATCCCCCAACATCATGCGC AGTGCTTGTGAACAGTCACGAGGCTTGCAGGCATGGCAGGAAG GAAATAGGTCTCCCAAGCCATGTTGCTATTTTCTCTAAG AGAGACGCCAAAGCTTCAGATCAACCATTATATAAGCACAGAACGAGTTTTATTCACTCTAAGCCGAAAGAACATAGTGAGATTCAAGTATTAGAGATGGAGGATTATTCTCAGACATCCATTTGCAACATCAGTTTACCTTTTGCTG CAGGTGACCGTTGGATGGGTCCTAAGATCAGGATATCACTTCCAAGCTTTAG TGGCCAGACTACACACAACCCTCAGCTTCTCAAGTACTCCTGCCAAATTGAATGCCG GGTGAGAGCAGTGAAATCTGCTAAAGTATCAAGGCCAAGGATTATCCAGCTTGATGAGTTCTCCAATGACATTAGAGCAAAAGAGAAAAACGTAGATGATAGATTGTCAACCGAAAACGAAGAGCGGGATCGAAGCATTGCAGTTTTACTATCAAAGCCTATAATGGCTTTAGAGTTCAATCTTCTCAAAATGCAAGTTGAGGCCCCCACAGTCGTCGCTACATAA
- the LOC103988771 gene encoding CRIB domain-containing protein RIC10 isoform X2: protein MAAKVKGFFKGFKHMSQIFVDKEHEMEIGYPTDVKHVAHIGWDNGSGYSPSWMTEFNTSSDLSPARNYGKSREPSCSSQVLIRY, encoded by the exons ATGGCAGCCAAGGTGAAAGGGTTCTTTAAAGGATTCAAACACATGTCGCAAATCTTTG TTGACAAAGAGCATGAAATGGAGATTGGCTACCCGACGGATGTGAAACATGTAGCACATATAGGTTGGGACAATGGCTCTGGGTATTCCCCTAGCTGG ATGACCGAATTCAACACATCCTCTGATCTGTCACCAGCACGCAATTATGGGAAATCCAGGGAGCCATCTTGCTCTTCTCAAG TGTTAATACGCTATTAA
- the LOC103988771 gene encoding CRIB domain-containing protein RIC10 isoform X1 produces MAAKVKGFFKGFKHMSQIFVDKEHEMEIGYPTDVKHVAHIGWDNGSGYSPSWMTEFNTSSDLSPARNYGKSREPSCSSQECHQPRGPQLSLRPIEDGSSQPEVPKDRKKKRKKNKASSPRSSATRSSKVSSKLRASYAKAVGDDAEAQDQRRGV; encoded by the exons ATGGCAGCCAAGGTGAAAGGGTTCTTTAAAGGATTCAAACACATGTCGCAAATCTTTG TTGACAAAGAGCATGAAATGGAGATTGGCTACCCGACGGATGTGAAACATGTAGCACATATAGGTTGGGACAATGGCTCTGGGTATTCCCCTAGCTGG ATGACCGAATTCAACACATCCTCTGATCTGTCACCAGCACGCAATTATGGGAAATCCAGGGAGCCATCTTGCTCTTCTCAAG AGTGTCATCAACCGAGAGGACCCCAACTCTCGCTTCGGCCAATCGAAGATGGTAGTAGTCAACCTGAGGTTCCTAAAGATCGCAAGAAAAAGCGGAAAAAAAATAAAGCTTCTTCTCCTCGATCATCTGCCACAAGATCTTCAAAAGTGTCATCCAAACTGAGAGCTTCATATGCCAAAGCAGTCGGAGATGATGCTGAAGCACAAGACCAACGTCGTGGAGTTTAA
- the LOC103974904 gene encoding pentatricopeptide repeat-containing protein At4g21170, which produces MLFKLLHLPRVSSAFSTLPTSAKWRADLKKRSLADQVSSLLLHRNDWIPLLLSKPSLLPKPAPPDDFVRRILSNTRSHPQISLQFFAWAQSNLGFRPGLRSLSAMVLTLVESCLLDDARRLLDPVLASLPSQAVIDSLASASHSKDSRSRVLNFVMESYCRSDLIAGSLESFRKIVACGCQITTCSCNALLDALCTSGGDGIGMARCCYAAAMRNGATADSRTWSQLVRLLCMEGKLERAVVLLDSGGRGVSGYDLVINCYCKKGDFEAAIGLLTRMHEINLKPRFRTYSAILDGACRHGDGRLMAFMLRVMVVHGFLPTVPCLDYDHIINRFCEMEKSYAAKMLFDRARIQNIELGKGVYVSLLKALSNEGRVQHAMELYVIMSEKGIKVNPSSCSVFLTSICNGAPSRDVDQVLEDAIKRGYAPKISDLSKYIAAHCSKAMWKEANVLIDAAVENGIVLDAFCCDKLVKYYCTNRLVDLAMELHYRLKKLGGYLDLCSYNLLLRALFGERRIEEAVQVFDYMQEKNVLDSHSFVIMICELCQIKDMRKAMNLHDEMLKLGYKPDDANCPCHHLSIASEARWMSCSSRLIPSEHCMRSKLDIRRQ; this is translated from the exons AtgctcttcaaactcctccatctcCCCCGCGTCTCCTCCGCCTTCTCCACCCTCCCGACCTCCGCCAAATGGCGGGCCGACCTCAAGAAACGATCCCTCGCCGACCAGgtatcttcccttctcctccaccgcaACGACTGGATCCCCCTCCTCCTGTCGAAGCCCTCCCTCCTCCCCAAACCCGCTCCCCCCGACGACTTCGTCCGCCGAATTCTCTCCAACACCCGATCCCACCCTCAAATCTCCCTCCAGTTCTTCGCCTGGGCGCAATCCAATCTGGGCTTCCGCCCCGGCCTCCGATCTCTCTCCGCTATGGTCCTCACACTCGTCGAATCCTGCCTCCTCGACGACGCGAGGCGGCTCCTCGATCCCGTCCTCGCGTCCCTCCCGTCGCAGGCGGTGATCGATTCCCTGGCGTCCGCCTCCCACTCTAAGGATTCTCGTTCTAGGGTTCTCAATTTTGTCATGGAATCCTACTGCCGTTCCGATTTGATTGCCGGTAGCTTGGAATCTTTCAGAAAAATTGTAGCTTGTGGGTGTCAGATCACGACCTGTAGCTGCAATGCTCTTCTTGATGCTTTGTGCACGTCGGGTGGGGATGGGATTGGGATGGCGCGGTGTTGTTACGCCGCTGCGATGCGCAACGGCGCCACCGCAGATTCTCGCACCTGGTCGCAGCTGGTTCGGCTTCTTTGCATGGAAGGGAAGCTCGAAAGGGCCGTGGTGTTGTTGGACTCAGGAGGGCGCGGGGTTTCAGGTTATGATCTGGTTATAAATTGTTATTGCAAGAAAGGGGATTTCGAAGCTGCTATTGGCCTCTTGACTAGGATGCACGAAATCAATCTAAAACCAAGGTTTCGTACTTACAGTGCTATCCTCGATGGTGCTTGTAGACATGGTGATGGCCGGCTCATGGCTTTCATGTTAAGAGTGATGGTGGTGCATGGTTTCCTACCAACTGTTCCTTGCTTGGATTACGATCACATTATTAACAGATTTTGTGAAATGGAGAAGAGCTATGCAGCGAAAATGCTTTTCGATAGAGCTAGAATTCAAAATATTGAATTAGGGAAAGGTGTGTATGTTAGTCTGCTCAAGGCATTGTCCAATGAAGGAAGGGTGCAGCATGCGATGGAACTCTATGTGATCATGTCAGAAAAAGGTATCAAAGTGAATCCTAGCAGTTGTAGTGTTTTTCTTACTAGTATTTGTAATGGAGCGCCATCAAGGGACGTGGATCAGGTGTTAGAAGATGCCATCAAAAGAGGGTATGCACCTAAGATCTCTGATCTTTCAAAATATATAGCGGCACACTGTAGCAAGGCTATGTGGAAGGAAGCTAATGTTCTTATTGATGCTGCTGTGGAAAATGGTATCGTGTTGGATGCCTTTTGTTGCGACAAGTTGGTCAAGTACTATTGCACAAACAGGCTTGTTGATTTAGCGATGGAATTGCATTATAGATTGAAGAAATTGGGTGGATATCTTGATTTATGCTCATACAATTTGCTCCTCAGAGCACTTTTCGGAGAAAGAAGGATCGAAGAAGCTGTCCAAGTTTTTGATTATATGCAAGAAAAGAATGTCTTGGATAGTCATAGTTTCGTGATTATGATTTGTGAACTTTGTCAAATAAAGGATATGCGGAAGGCCATGAATCTGCATGATGAGATGTTGAAGCTTGGCTATAAGCCTGATGATGCCA ATTGTCCTTGTCACCATCTGAGCATTGCATCAGAAGCACGTTGGATGTCATGTTCTTCTCGACTGATTCCATCGGAACATTGCATGAGAAGCAAGCTTGATATCAGAAG GCAGTGA
- the LOC135676705 gene encoding protein NEOXANTHIN-DEFICIENT 1-like isoform X1: MGESATTSYSSSPSGYGIGPPWLFRGRALYQLHLVKAEIARAFIPKELKLVEAFGYTLGGLFLAHYDDSPAGVFDELVVIAGIVWNPPTSCAWASRVLVNSHEACRHGRKEIGLPSHVAIFSKRDAKASDQPLYKHRTSFIHSKPKEHSEIQVLEMEDYSQTSICNISLPFAAGDRWMGPKIRISLPSFSGQTTHNPQLLKYSCQIECRVRAVKSAKVSRPRIIQLDEFSNDIRAKEKNVDDRLSTENEERDRSIAVLLSKPIMALEFNLLKMQVEAPTVVAT, from the exons ATGGGAGAGTCAGCAACAACTTCTTACTCGTCTTCTCCTTCAGGTTATGGCATTGGGCCGCCCTGGTTGTTTAGAGGAAG AGCATTGTACCAGTTGCATCTGGTTAAAGCAGAAATCGCTCGGGCTTTCATTCCGAAGGAGCTGAAGCTAGTTGAAGCATTTGG GTATACGCTAGGTGGGCTGTTTCTTGCTCACTATGATGACAGCCCGGCTGGAGTGTTTGATGAG CTCGTTGTGATTGCTGGCATTGTGTGGAATCCCCCAACATCATGCGC GTGGGCTTCTAGAGTGCTTGTGAACAGTCACGAGGCTTGCAGGCATGGCAGGAAG GAAATAGGTCTCCCAAGCCATGTTGCTATTTTCTCTAAG AGAGACGCCAAAGCTTCAGATCAACCATTATATAAGCACAGAACGAGTTTTATTCACTCTAAGCCGAAAGAACATAGTGAGATTCAAGTATTAGAGATGGAGGATTATTCTCAGACATCCATTTGCAACATCAGTTTACCTTTTGCTG CAGGTGACCGTTGGATGGGTCCTAAGATCAGGATATCACTTCCAAGCTTTAG TGGCCAGACTACACACAACCCTCAGCTTCTCAAGTACTCCTGCCAAATTGAATGCCG GGTGAGAGCAGTGAAATCTGCTAAAGTATCAAGGCCAAGGATTATCCAGCTTGATGAGTTCTCCAATGACATTAGAGCAAAAGAGAAAAACGTAGATGATAGATTGTCAACCGAAAACGAAGAGCGGGATCGAAGCATTGCAGTTTTACTATCAAAGCCTATAATGGCTTTAGAGTTCAATCTTCTCAAAATGCAAGTTGAGGCCCCCACAGTCGTCGCTACATAA
- the LOC135676705 gene encoding protein NEOXANTHIN-DEFICIENT 1-like isoform X2, with amino-acid sequence MGESATTSYSSSPSGYGIGPPWLFRGRALYQLHLVKAEIARAFIPKELKLVEAFGYTLGGLFLAHYDDSPAGVFDELVVIAGIVWNPPTSCAWASRVLVNSHEACRHGRKEIGLPSHVAIFSKRDAKASDQPLYKHRTSFIHSKPKEHSEIQVLEMEDYSQTSICNISLPFAGDRWMGPKIRISLPSFSGQTTHNPQLLKYSCQIECRVRAVKSAKVSRPRIIQLDEFSNDIRAKEKNVDDRLSTENEERDRSIAVLLSKPIMALEFNLLKMQVEAPTVVAT; translated from the exons ATGGGAGAGTCAGCAACAACTTCTTACTCGTCTTCTCCTTCAGGTTATGGCATTGGGCCGCCCTGGTTGTTTAGAGGAAG AGCATTGTACCAGTTGCATCTGGTTAAAGCAGAAATCGCTCGGGCTTTCATTCCGAAGGAGCTGAAGCTAGTTGAAGCATTTGG GTATACGCTAGGTGGGCTGTTTCTTGCTCACTATGATGACAGCCCGGCTGGAGTGTTTGATGAG CTCGTTGTGATTGCTGGCATTGTGTGGAATCCCCCAACATCATGCGC GTGGGCTTCTAGAGTGCTTGTGAACAGTCACGAGGCTTGCAGGCATGGCAGGAAG GAAATAGGTCTCCCAAGCCATGTTGCTATTTTCTCTAAG AGAGACGCCAAAGCTTCAGATCAACCATTATATAAGCACAGAACGAGTTTTATTCACTCTAAGCCGAAAGAACATAGTGAGATTCAAGTATTAGAGATGGAGGATTATTCTCAGACATCCATTTGCAACATCAGTTTACCTTTTGCTG GTGACCGTTGGATGGGTCCTAAGATCAGGATATCACTTCCAAGCTTTAG TGGCCAGACTACACACAACCCTCAGCTTCTCAAGTACTCCTGCCAAATTGAATGCCG GGTGAGAGCAGTGAAATCTGCTAAAGTATCAAGGCCAAGGATTATCCAGCTTGATGAGTTCTCCAATGACATTAGAGCAAAAGAGAAAAACGTAGATGATAGATTGTCAACCGAAAACGAAGAGCGGGATCGAAGCATTGCAGTTTTACTATCAAAGCCTATAATGGCTTTAGAGTTCAATCTTCTCAAAATGCAAGTTGAGGCCCCCACAGTCGTCGCTACATAA